The Selenomonas sp. AB3002 genome contains a region encoding:
- a CDS encoding nucleotidyltransferase family protein, with protein sequence MGIIAEYNPFHLGHAYQLNEIRKRCPDAGIIAVISGSFTQRGEPALLDKWERAELAVKGGCDLVLELPFAFACRSAQDFARGGVQLLAGLGIVDTLAFGAETGRLELLVKAAGSIDTPSFQQQLHAKIKEGLAYAAALEVLLGQEGTGDFIREPNNILALEYLRALKDYPTLSPLLIQRRGAAYHSEDLQSPLPSASALRRALYEGRLERAIAESSAPTATAQKLVEIVKEELPNMAKLYPALQLALLRQSDGELKNICGMDEGLENRLREAATAHCYEEFIKKAVSRRYPATRLQRLAIHLLLSLARETAAAFDKTGPLYARLLAAGPRGKELLKEIKQQSSLPLIAKTSQFLNSATRKKNLQELSPLQQMLAFDTWATELRELTLPRPRQVNDFNRSPLFLN encoded by the coding sequence GTGGGCATTATCGCTGAATATAACCCCTTCCACCTGGGCCATGCCTATCAATTAAATGAAATAAGAAAGCGCTGCCCCGATGCAGGAATCATCGCCGTCATCAGCGGCAGCTTCACCCAGCGGGGAGAACCTGCCCTGCTGGACAAATGGGAGCGGGCAGAGCTGGCAGTGAAGGGAGGCTGCGACCTGGTGCTGGAACTGCCTTTTGCCTTCGCCTGCCGCAGCGCCCAGGACTTTGCCAGAGGCGGCGTGCAGCTTTTGGCAGGGCTGGGCATAGTTGACACCCTTGCCTTCGGCGCAGAAACCGGCAGGCTTGAACTGCTGGTGAAAGCCGCCGGGAGCATAGACACGCCCTCCTTCCAACAACAGCTTCATGCCAAAATCAAAGAAGGACTGGCCTACGCAGCTGCGCTGGAAGTCTTGCTGGGGCAGGAAGGCACAGGAGATTTCATCAGGGAGCCCAATAACATCCTGGCGCTTGAATACCTGCGGGCCTTGAAGGACTATCCCACCCTCTCCCCCCTGCTGATCCAGCGTCGGGGAGCAGCTTATCACAGTGAAGATCTGCAAAGCCCCCTGCCCAGCGCCTCCGCCCTGCGCAGAGCTCTTTACGAAGGGAGGCTGGAGAGAGCCATAGCAGAGTCCTCCGCCCCAACTGCCACTGCTCAGAAACTGGTGGAAATTGTCAAAGAAGAGCTGCCCAACATGGCAAAGCTCTATCCCGCCCTGCAGCTTGCCCTTTTGCGGCAAAGTGACGGGGAGCTGAAAAACATCTGCGGCATGGACGAGGGACTGGAAAACCGCCTGCGGGAAGCGGCCACTGCCCACTGCTATGAAGAATTCATAAAAAAAGCAGTCAGCCGCCGCTATCCCGCCACCAGGCTGCAACGGCTGGCAATACACCTGCTGCTGAGCCTTGCCAGGGAAACTGCTGCAGCATTTGATAAAACAGGCCCCCTTTACGCCCGCTTGTTGGCAGCAGGACCTCGCGGGAAGGAATTGTTGAAAGAGATCAAGCAGCAAAGTTCCCTGCCCCTTATTGCCAAGACCTCCCAATTCCTGAACAGCGCCACCCGCAAAAAAAATCTGCAGGAGCTTTCTCCCCTGCAGCAGATGCTGGCCTTCGACACCTGGGCCACGGAGCTCAGGGAACTGACCTTGCCCCGTCCCCGTCAAGTGAATGATTTCAATCGTTCACCCCTTTTCCTCAACTGA
- a CDS encoding ATP-binding protein: protein MSFDAHDLDLNELIICRNLLNDEVISHIAQPADTPEEFRREAASCTARLIQLAETQGMGGSLLRTYLLYLLVHEKNLAAQAVEEFAKEGQIGGSLLKAFIHDLEILLPLLELPASTFLALPLLDEYTPTRAVASEASAALQELTKDAHEAKDYAIALLTYYRCYGYGEIATYRAFRWDKKEHRLAGIRHFEAQRLSDLIGYAHQKELLTGNTEAFVAGRPANNCLLVGARGTGKSSAVKALANEYYSQGLRLVQLTKSQLPSLPELMETLRGFASKRFIIFLDDLSFEESDTEYKSLKSAIEGGVEARPENVLIYATSNRRHLIRESWRDRLSEQDELYKNDSMNETISLSDRFGLIIQYYAPNQEEYLAIIAHMLKKQGIELTGEDLRIEGLRWEMAHSGRSGRTAEQFVRHYLGRVD, encoded by the coding sequence ATGTCCTTTGATGCACATGACCTCGACCTGAACGAACTCATTATCTGCCGCAATCTCCTGAACGATGAAGTGATCAGCCATATAGCCCAGCCTGCCGACACCCCGGAGGAATTCCGCCGGGAAGCTGCCAGCTGTACTGCCAGGCTCATCCAGCTGGCAGAAACACAGGGGATGGGGGGCAGCCTGCTGCGCACCTACCTGCTCTACCTGCTGGTGCATGAGAAGAATCTGGCAGCCCAGGCGGTGGAAGAATTCGCCAAGGAAGGACAGATAGGCGGCAGCCTGCTGAAGGCCTTTATCCATGACCTGGAGATCCTCCTGCCTCTGCTGGAACTGCCTGCCAGCACCTTCCTGGCCCTGCCCCTGCTGGACGAGTACACGCCAACCAGGGCTGTGGCCAGCGAAGCCTCTGCCGCCCTGCAGGAACTGACCAAGGACGCCCACGAGGCCAAGGACTATGCCATCGCCCTGCTCACCTACTACCGCTGCTACGGCTACGGGGAGATTGCCACCTACCGGGCCTTCCGCTGGGACAAAAAGGAGCACCGGCTGGCCGGCATCCGCCATTTCGAGGCCCAGCGCCTCTCAGACCTGATTGGCTACGCCCACCAGAAAGAACTGCTCACCGGCAACACGGAAGCCTTCGTGGCAGGCCGCCCTGCCAACAACTGTCTTCTAGTGGGGGCCCGGGGCACAGGCAAATCCTCTGCTGTCAAAGCCCTGGCCAACGAATACTACAGCCAGGGCCTGCGGCTAGTACAGCTCACCAAGAGCCAGCTGCCCTCCCTGCCAGAGCTGATGGAGACCCTGCGGGGCTTTGCCAGCAAGCGCTTCATCATCTTCCTGGACGACCTGTCCTTCGAGGAATCAGACACCGAATACAAGTCCCTGAAATCCGCCATCGAGGGCGGCGTAGAGGCCAGACCGGAAAATGTTCTCATCTACGCCACCTCCAACCGCCGCCACCTGATCCGGGAAAGCTGGCGCGACCGCCTGAGCGAACAGGACGAGCTCTACAAGAACGACAGCATGAACGAAACCATCTCCCTGTCCGACCGCTTCGGCCTTATCATCCAGTACTATGCCCCCAATCAGGAGGAGTACCTGGCTATCATTGCCCATATGCTGAAAAAGCAGGGAATCGAACTAACCGGCGAAGACCTGCGCATCGAGGGCCTCCGCTGGGAAATGGCCCACAGCGGCAGAAGCGGCAGGACAGCAGAACAGTTTGTACGGCACTATTTGGGGCGTGTTGATTAA
- a CDS encoding ComEA family DNA-binding protein: MLVPMFKRSMMILLLLGMMAAGGLMYGYSEQDSAVKLSPGESRSAEVPAHEITVYVTGAVNRPGVVTLKEGARIGDAVNSCGGVLPTGDAERINMAQVLKDGQKVQVPEKAQVTRAAGADKSKSANNGKSDAGELININTADAQALDSLPGVGPSTAQKIIEYRETEGGFQDISDLKKIKGIGEAKFAKLKDKICI, translated from the coding sequence ATGCTCGTGCCCATGTTCAAACGCTCCATGATGATATTGCTGCTGCTGGGGATGATGGCAGCAGGGGGGCTCATGTATGGCTATTCGGAGCAGGACTCTGCGGTGAAGCTTTCTCCGGGTGAGAGCCGGAGCGCGGAAGTGCCTGCTCATGAAATCACCGTCTACGTCACCGGAGCCGTGAACCGCCCCGGGGTGGTGACCCTCAAGGAAGGAGCCCGCATAGGTGACGCGGTGAACAGCTGCGGGGGTGTGCTCCCCACCGGGGATGCAGAGCGCATAAATATGGCGCAGGTCCTGAAGGATGGGCAGAAGGTGCAGGTGCCGGAAAAAGCCCAGGTCACCAGAGCGGCAGGTGCAGACAAATCTAAATCCGCTAATAACGGCAAGTCCGACGCAGGGGAACTTATCAATATCAACACCGCCGATGCCCAGGCCTTGGACAGCCTGCCAGGGGTAGGCCCCTCCACCGCGCAGAAAATCATAGAATACCGTGAGACAGAGGGCGGCTTTCAGGATATCTCAGATCTGAAGAAAATCAAGGGTATAGGGGAGGCAAAGTTCGCCAAGCTCAAGGACAAGATATGTATATAA
- a CDS encoding 2-isopropylmalate synthase: MNYQKYSKGYFMPPEIDLEWAKKDAPDHAPVWCSVDLRDGNQSLIIPMSLEEKLEFYKMLLKVGFKEIEIGFPAASETEYEFLRRLVEEDLIPDDVTIQVLTQAREHIIKKTFEALKGVKNAIVHVYNSTSVAQREQVFKMSKEEIKEIAVEGAKLLKQLTEEAGANYRFEYSPESFTGTEPEYALEVCNAVLDVWQPTADRKAIINLPVTVEMSMPHVYGMQVAYINKHLKYRDNVVLSLHPHNDRGCGVADTEMGLLAGADRVEGTLFGNGERTGNVDIITVGMNMFALGIDPGLDFSNMPELVDLYENVTRMQVSPRQPYAGKLVFAAFSGSHQDAIAKGMKWKEEKNPDKWTLPYLYIDPKDVGREYDGDVIRINSQSGKGGVGFIMEQKYGIDMPKKMREDFGYCVKSVSDHKHKELMPEEIYKIFMEEYVNVTSPYQLVDFLLKKEPDGTRKGTVDLIVDGQPETFVAKGNGRLDAVSNALQKNLGISYKDVTYSEHALELGQNSRAMAYIGIVTEEGRTVWGAGLDTDIITASIQALFSAINRMKTGK; the protein is encoded by the coding sequence ATGAACTATCAGAAATACAGCAAGGGTTATTTCATGCCGCCGGAAATAGATTTGGAATGGGCAAAGAAGGACGCGCCGGATCATGCACCTGTTTGGTGCAGCGTGGACCTGCGTGACGGAAATCAGTCCCTGATCATTCCCATGAGCCTGGAGGAGAAGCTGGAATTCTACAAGATGCTCCTCAAGGTGGGCTTCAAGGAAATCGAAATCGGTTTCCCTGCGGCTTCGGAGACGGAGTACGAATTCCTGCGCCGCCTGGTGGAGGAGGACCTGATTCCTGATGACGTGACCATCCAGGTGCTGACCCAGGCCCGTGAGCACATCATCAAGAAGACCTTCGAGGCCTTGAAGGGCGTGAAGAACGCCATTGTCCACGTTTATAACTCCACTTCCGTGGCCCAGCGGGAGCAGGTTTTCAAGATGTCCAAAGAGGAAATAAAGGAAATCGCCGTGGAAGGGGCCAAGCTGCTGAAGCAGCTGACGGAAGAGGCCGGGGCCAATTATCGCTTTGAGTATTCTCCTGAGAGCTTCACCGGCACGGAGCCGGAATATGCTCTGGAGGTCTGCAATGCGGTGCTGGACGTCTGGCAGCCTACTGCTGACCGCAAGGCTATCATCAACCTGCCTGTGACGGTGGAAATGTCCATGCCTCATGTCTATGGCATGCAGGTGGCATACATCAACAAGCACCTCAAGTACCGTGACAATGTGGTGCTGTCCCTGCATCCCCACAATGACCGGGGCTGCGGCGTGGCAGATACGGAAATGGGCCTCTTGGCCGGCGCTGACCGGGTGGAGGGCACTCTCTTCGGCAATGGTGAGCGTACGGGCAATGTGGATATCATCACCGTGGGCATGAATATGTTTGCTCTGGGGATTGACCCGGGACTGGATTTCTCCAATATGCCTGAGCTGGTTGACCTCTATGAGAATGTCACCCGCATGCAGGTCAGCCCCCGCCAGCCCTATGCTGGCAAGCTGGTTTTCGCCGCTTTCTCCGGCTCTCATCAGGATGCCATTGCCAAGGGCATGAAGTGGAAGGAAGAGAAGAACCCGGACAAGTGGACCCTGCCCTACCTCTACATCGACCCCAAGGATGTGGGTCGGGAGTACGATGGGGATGTCATCCGCATCAACAGCCAGTCCGGCAAGGGCGGCGTGGGCTTCATCATGGAGCAGAAGTACGGCATCGATATGCCCAAGAAGATGCGGGAGGACTTTGGCTACTGTGTCAAGAGCGTTTCCGACCACAAGCACAAGGAGCTTATGCCAGAGGAAATCTACAAGATTTTCATGGAGGAATATGTCAATGTCACCAGCCCTTATCAGCTGGTTGACTTCCTGCTGAAAAAGGAACCGGACGGCACCCGCAAGGGCACCGTGGACCTTATCGTAGATGGCCAGCCGGAAACCTTCGTGGCCAAGGGCAATGGCCGTCTGGATGCGGTGTCCAACGCCCTGCAGAAGAACCTGGGCATCAGCTACAAGGACGTGACCTACAGCGAGCACGCCCTGGAACTGGGCCAGAACTCCCGGGCTATGGCCTACATCGGCATAGTCACGGAAGAAGGCCGTACCGTCTGGGGAGCGGGTCTCGACACGGATATCATCACCGCTTCCATCCAGGCCCTCTTCAGCGCCATCAACCGCATGAAGACTGGCAAGTAA
- the dut gene encoding dUTP diphosphatase produces MTGRGFEVVSSYQGKGIELPCRGTASSAGYDLSAAESTVIAPGEMAMVPTGVKAYMQADEVLYIHIRSSLAVKRQLVLMNSVGVVDADYYNNPDNEGHIFIALWNRGKEPVELAAGERLAQGVFMKYLTVDGDTAGAGKDRQGGFGSTGK; encoded by the coding sequence ATGACAGGAAGAGGTTTTGAGGTTGTTAGCAGTTATCAGGGGAAGGGGATTGAGCTTCCCTGCCGGGGCACGGCTTCCAGTGCGGGCTATGACCTTTCTGCTGCTGAGAGCACGGTGATTGCTCCCGGTGAGATGGCTATGGTGCCTACGGGGGTCAAGGCTTATATGCAGGCTGACGAGGTGCTGTATATCCATATCCGTTCCAGCCTGGCTGTGAAGCGGCAGCTGGTGCTCATGAACAGCGTGGGGGTTGTGGACGCGGACTACTATAATAATCCCGACAATGAGGGGCACATCTTCATCGCTCTCTGGAACAGGGGCAAGGAGCCTGTGGAGCTGGCTGCCGGGGAGCGGCTGGCTCAGGGGGTGTTCATGAAGTACCTCACAGTTGATGGAGATACCGCGGGAGCAGGGAAAGACAGGCAGGGAGGTTTTGGCTCCACGGGCAAATGA
- a CDS encoding AAA family ATPase: MHLKRFEVRNYKNFKNDFTLDFSKEGGYDFNENCIIDGLIKNAIIYGKNGVGKSNFGRAIMDITSHLVDKYKDIKAQMAYCNADADDERAWFRYTLADDKDEIVYEYEKASPLQLLSEKFSINQELVFSFDYEKRIDEFSNLPKYGLETLNWRFMDNGVSILRYMANNLSLDKDHPIMKLMAFVSNMLWFCSYATQNEYIGFKAISESMSDYIIRNGHVGGFGDFLKKHDVNETVVAETNLTGQKDLYFVHKKNLLPFGTAASSGTNALLTFYYWYVQMKNASFVYVDEFDAFYHFELAEDIVNLVKEELDMQVIFTSHNTNLLSNRLLRPDCCFILTKDRLASFAEATDRELKEGHNLEKLYMSGEFDG, from the coding sequence ATGCATCTAAAAAGATTTGAGGTAAGAAATTACAAAAATTTTAAGAATGATTTCACGCTGGATTTTTCAAAAGAAGGTGGGTATGATTTTAATGAAAATTGTATTATTGATGGCCTTATAAAAAATGCTATTATATATGGTAAAAATGGTGTTGGTAAATCGAATTTTGGTCGTGCAATTATGGATATTACTTCACATTTAGTGGATAAATATAAAGATATTAAAGCACAAATGGCCTACTGCAATGCCGATGCTGATGATGAACGGGCATGGTTTCGCTATACATTGGCAGATGATAAAGATGAAATTGTCTATGAGTATGAAAAAGCTTCTCCATTGCAGCTGCTAAGTGAGAAATTTAGTATTAACCAAGAATTGGTTTTTTCATTTGATTACGAAAAACGAATAGATGAGTTCTCAAATTTACCCAAATATGGTTTAGAAACATTGAACTGGCGTTTTATGGACAATGGTGTTTCTATTTTGCGGTATATGGCAAACAATTTGTCATTGGACAAAGATCACCCCATAATGAAACTCATGGCTTTTGTGAGTAATATGCTATGGTTCTGCAGCTATGCTACCCAGAATGAGTATATAGGCTTCAAGGCTATCAGCGAGAGTATGAGTGACTATATCATTCGCAATGGTCATGTTGGTGGCTTTGGGGACTTTTTGAAAAAACATGATGTCAACGAAACGGTGGTAGCTGAAACCAATCTGACGGGGCAGAAAGATTTGTACTTTGTACATAAGAAGAATCTTCTCCCCTTTGGCACAGCAGCTTCTAGTGGCACCAATGCGTTGCTGACTTTTTACTATTGGTATGTCCAAATGAAAAATGCTTCCTTCGTGTATGTGGATGAATTTGATGCCTTTTACCATTTTGAACTGGCGGAAGACATAGTAAATCTCGTCAAGGAAGAACTGGACATGCAGGTTATCTTCACTTCGCATAATACCAATCTCCTGTCCAATCGCCTCTTGCGCCCTGACTGTTGCTTTATTCTCACCAAAGACCGTCTGGCCTCCTTTGCCGAAGCTACGGATCGTGAACTCAAGGAAGGGCATAATCTTGAGAAGCTATACATGAGTGGTGAGTTCGATGGCTAA
- a CDS encoding tetratricopeptide repeat protein has protein sequence MKSKRLGALFLAACFACAPLASAEVKTYEGTGEYVMSDFETPDIAKQRAKARAEQSCVEQAGVYVKSYTHTVNSVVEKDEVEAIANTIINITDVKYIVTPISETGGSFRIVATIKATIDSGRIDMWVARDHAKNIELVEQNKRLQEEKSKQDLEIIELRKKLTTVNNEQEKKQLELGVVNTDRKFLATQKIEEGQRFIYAGRYVDALESFSQAISLDEINVLAYRNRADAYYKLGDYKLALADYDKAIALDPKDAGTYCLRGYFYGMQKKIHYAISDFEKSIELNPKLVIAYCGRGIAYGENGDYDKALSDFNKAIELDGTYELAYNNRAKTYTKLGKYKQAIADFTKAIELSHKENMMIFYSRGDAYFKQGDYERAIGDFNKVLAINPKYMRGYASRGYAHTLKGNYQQAVNDFSKYLEYNSRDAIIYNTRGFCYQMLGNIKQANNDFAKAKSLGIKG, from the coding sequence ATGAAATCTAAGAGACTAGGTGCGCTTTTTCTTGCTGCTTGTTTTGCTTGTGCTCCTTTGGCTAGTGCTGAGGTGAAGACCTATGAGGGTACTGGCGAATATGTTATGAGTGACTTTGAGACACCGGATATTGCTAAGCAACGTGCTAAGGCAAGGGCAGAGCAGAGCTGCGTGGAACAGGCTGGGGTGTATGTGAAAAGCTATACACATACAGTTAATTCTGTTGTGGAAAAGGATGAAGTGGAGGCTATTGCTAATACTATCATCAATATAACTGATGTAAAGTATATTGTTACTCCTATTAGTGAAACAGGCGGGAGTTTTCGCATAGTAGCAACTATCAAGGCCACTATAGATAGTGGCAGGATTGATATGTGGGTGGCACGGGATCATGCTAAAAATATAGAACTTGTAGAACAAAATAAGCGTCTCCAGGAAGAAAAGTCAAAGCAGGATTTGGAGATTATCGAACTGAGAAAGAAATTGACTACGGTTAATAATGAACAAGAAAAAAAGCAGCTTGAATTAGGTGTGGTTAATACTGATAGGAAATTTTTGGCTACACAAAAGATTGAAGAAGGGCAACGCTTTATTTATGCGGGCAGATATGTAGATGCATTAGAATCATTTTCACAGGCTATTTCACTAGATGAAATAAATGTTTTAGCTTATAGAAATCGTGCTGATGCATACTATAAGTTAGGCGATTACAAATTAGCACTTGCGGATTATGATAAGGCTATAGCACTTGACCCAAAAGATGCAGGAACATATTGTCTTCGCGGATATTTTTATGGTATGCAAAAAAAGATACATTATGCTATATCGGATTTTGAAAAGTCTATTGAGTTAAATCCTAAATTGGTAATTGCATACTGTGGCCGTGGGATAGCATATGGTGAGAATGGTGATTATGATAAAGCTTTAAGTGATTTTAATAAGGCAATAGAATTGGACGGTACATATGAACTGGCATATAATAATCGTGCCAAAACCTATACTAAGTTGGGTAAATATAAGCAGGCAATAGCTGACTTTACTAAAGCAATAGAACTTAGTCATAAAGAAAATATGATGATATTTTATAGTCGTGGGGATGCTTATTTTAAGCAAGGCGATTATGAAAGAGCTATTGGTGATTTTAATAAAGTGCTTGCAATTAACCCTAAGTATATGAGAGGGTATGCAAGCCGAGGTTATGCACATACATTAAAAGGCAATTACCAGCAAGCTGTAAATGATTTTAGTAAGTATCTTGAGTACAATTCGAGAGATGCAATCATATACAATACACGTGGCTTTTGTTACCAAATGCTAGGTAATATAAAACAAGCTAACAATGATTTTGCAAAAGCAAAGTCGTTGGGGATTAAAGGGTGA
- the hfq gene encoding RNA chaperone Hfq has translation MVKKNNTDLQDTFLNNVRKNNIQVTIHLVNGFQIKGMVKGFDNFVIMMDVMGRQQMVYKHAVSTVSPARPVNTFRPEEDGEGETAREAE, from the coding sequence ATGGTAAAGAAGAACAACACCGATTTGCAGGATACTTTTCTCAACAACGTGCGCAAGAACAATATCCAGGTGACCATCCATCTGGTAAACGGCTTCCAGATCAAGGGCATGGTGAAAGGCTTTGACAACTTCGTCATCATGATGGACGTCATGGGCCGCCAGCAGATGGTCTACAAGCACGCCGTCTCCACCGTCAGCCCGGCCAGGCCGGTGAATACCTTCAGGCCTGAAGAGGATGGTGAAGGAGAAACTGCGAGAGAGGCAGAGTAA
- the miaA gene encoding tRNA (adenosine(37)-N6)-dimethylallyltransferase MiaA — protein sequence MNIDTKEKKDRLIVILGPTAVGKTALSIALAKELGTEIISGDSMLVYKGFDIGSAKPSQEEQEGVPHHLIDIREPWENYGVTDFVSEAAHCIREINARGKIPILAGGTGLYVKALLEGYEFNDTDGHEDYRAYLEDLGRKKGKEYVHNLLSEVDPQSAERLHVNDFRRVIRALEVQHFGGEQISQRRQAGNGELSREELCYETIVIGLERDRQELYERINRRVELMFEAGLEDEVRRLLEGGLARDTQAMKGIGYKETASYLSGEMSREDAIELIQKSTRHFAKRQLTWYRKMPYIEWLAADQPVGELLKNCHEKMKEIWEG from the coding sequence ATGAACATAGATACCAAGGAAAAGAAAGACAGGCTCATAGTCATATTGGGACCTACTGCTGTGGGGAAGACTGCTCTCTCCATTGCCCTGGCCAAAGAACTGGGGACGGAAATCATCTCCGGGGATTCCATGCTGGTGTATAAGGGCTTTGACATCGGCTCTGCCAAGCCCAGCCAGGAGGAGCAGGAGGGGGTGCCCCATCACCTGATAGATATCCGGGAGCCCTGGGAAAACTACGGGGTGACGGATTTCGTCAGCGAGGCTGCCCACTGCATCAGGGAAATAAATGCCAGGGGGAAAATCCCCATCCTGGCAGGCGGCACGGGCCTTTATGTGAAGGCCCTGCTTGAAGGCTATGAGTTCAATGACACCGACGGGCACGAGGATTATCGTGCCTATCTTGAAGACCTGGGACGCAAAAAAGGCAAGGAGTATGTCCACAACCTGCTTTCTGAGGTTGACCCGCAGTCGGCAGAGCGCCTTCATGTCAATGATTTCCGCCGGGTCATCCGCGCCTTGGAGGTGCAGCACTTCGGCGGAGAGCAGATTTCCCAAAGGCGGCAGGCAGGGAACGGCGAGCTAAGCCGTGAGGAACTTTGCTATGAGACAATAGTGATAGGCCTTGAGCGTGACAGGCAGGAGCTTTACGAGCGCATAAACAGGCGCGTGGAGCTGATGTTTGAAGCAGGGCTGGAAGACGAGGTACGGAGGCTGCTGGAGGGCGGCCTTGCCCGTGATACTCAGGCTATGAAGGGCATCGGCTACAAGGAGACTGCCAGCTATCTCTCAGGGGAAATGAGCCGGGAGGATGCCATAGAACTTATCCAGAAATCCACCCGGCACTTTGCCAAGCGGCAGCTCACCTGGTACAGGAAGATGCCCTATATAGAATGGTTGGCAGCAGACCAGCCTGTGGGAGAATTATTGAAGAATTGCCATGAGAAGATGAAGGAAATATGGGAGGGGTAA
- a CDS encoding metal-dependent hydrolase, whose translation MVKFSYYGHSAFLLDDGKHKVLVDPFLTGNPKATVKPENVKCDFVLVSHAHGDHLGNAPEIAYNTGAGLITTPEVISEAESVGHLTCYPMNLGGSLDLPFGCVRMTMALHSAGVPGGTPCGFVINIGGLNIYYAGDTALFSDMQLIGKRDRIDYAVLPIGDNYTMGIEDAVQAVKFLGARHVIPVHYNTWPVIAQDAQEFKALAEKETQAKVLIVEPGGELELA comes from the coding sequence ATGGTTAAGTTTTCGTACTACGGACATTCGGCATTCCTTCTTGATGATGGCAAACATAAAGTTTTGGTAGACCCGTTCCTCACCGGTAATCCTAAAGCTACGGTGAAACCTGAAAATGTGAAATGCGACTTCGTGCTGGTCAGCCATGCCCATGGCGACCATCTGGGCAATGCTCCGGAGATTGCCTACAACACCGGGGCAGGTCTAATCACCACGCCGGAGGTCATTTCGGAAGCTGAGAGCGTTGGTCACCTGACCTGCTATCCCATGAATCTGGGAGGCTCCCTTGACCTGCCCTTTGGCTGTGTGCGCATGACCATGGCTTTGCACAGTGCAGGGGTTCCGGGAGGCACGCCCTGCGGCTTTGTCATAAATATCGGCGGCCTCAACATCTATTATGCCGGAGATACCGCCCTGTTCAGCGATATGCAGTTGATAGGCAAGCGTGACAGGATTGATTATGCAGTGCTGCCCATTGGGGACAACTACACCATGGGCATCGAGGATGCAGTCCAGGCGGTCAAGTTCCTGGGGGCAAGGCATGTCATTCCTGTCCATTACAACACCTGGCCGGTCATCGCCCAGGATGCGCAGGAGTTCAAGGCCCTGGCGGAGAAGGAAACACAGGCCAAAGTCCTGATTGTGGAACCCGGCGGGGAATTGGAATTAGCATAA
- a CDS encoding thiamine diphosphokinase, with protein MEKNISPASLHLPQLTALLPKGPEPSHLLVAGGRPPESSWLQKAAQGRTLWAADHGLDSLFRSGLKPSYFLGDGDSVSTEALAWAESSAIKADRFPQDKDYTDTQLALLKAQEQGVKSVLLAGAMGGRFDHAYNTLFTCAFSPLQCIVADESEALFYLHGQEEIALTCHERPTAVSLIPFSSRCQGVTCRGLHWELTEALLLQGVPNATSNRLADGESTFSVSLGRGTLGVYLCWE; from the coding sequence ATGGAAAAAAATATTTCTCCCGCTTCCCTGCACTTGCCACAACTCACCGCCCTGCTTCCCAAAGGCCCGGAGCCAAGCCACCTGCTGGTGGCAGGCGGACGCCCGCCGGAAAGCTCCTGGCTGCAAAAAGCCGCCCAGGGACGTACCCTCTGGGCGGCGGACCACGGGCTGGACAGCTTGTTCAGAAGCGGCCTGAAGCCCTCATATTTTCTTGGTGACGGTGACAGCGTATCAACAGAAGCGCTGGCCTGGGCGGAAAGCAGCGCCATAAAGGCAGACCGCTTCCCCCAGGACAAGGACTACACAGATACCCAGCTGGCCCTGCTCAAGGCACAGGAACAGGGCGTGAAAAGCGTGCTGCTGGCAGGTGCCATGGGAGGACGCTTCGACCACGCCTACAACACCCTCTTCACCTGCGCCTTTTCCCCCTTGCAGTGCATAGTAGCAGATGAAAGCGAAGCCCTTTTCTACCTCCACGGACAGGAGGAAATTGCCCTGACCTGCCATGAACGGCCCACGGCAGTGTCCCTGATTCCCTTCAGCTCCCGCTGCCAGGGAGTCACCTGCCGGGGACTGCACTGGGAACTCACGGAGGCCCTGCTCTTGCAGGGGGTGCCCAACGCCACCAGCAACAGGCTGGCTGACGGTGAAAGCACCTTCTCCGTCAGCCTGGGGCGCGGCACCTTGGGGGTTTATCTCTGCTGGGAATGA